In the genome of Trichoplusia ni isolate ovarian cell line Hi5 chromosome 27, tn1, whole genome shotgun sequence, one region contains:
- the LOC113505956 gene encoding ras-related C3 botulinum toxin substrate 1 yields the protein MSSGRPIKCVVVGDGTVGKTCMLISYTTDSFPGEYVPTVFDNYSAPMVVDGVAVSLGLWDTAGQEDYDRLRPLSYPQTDVFLICFSVTSPSSYENVTSKWYPEIKHHCPDAPIILVGTKIDLRDDRETLSLLSEQGMSPLKREQGQKLANKIRAVKYMECSALTQRGLKQVFDEAVRAVLRPEPQKRHQRKCLIM from the exons ATGTCATCAGGAAGGCCGATCAAATGTGTGGTGGTTGGTGATGGCACTGTTGGTAAAACTTGTATGTTAATATCGTACACGACGGACAGTTTTCCTGGCGAATATGTTCCCACAGT ATTTGATAATTATTCAGCGCCAATGGTTGTGGATGGAGTAGCTGTGTCTCTAGGTCTCTGGGATACTGCTGGACAAGAAGATTATGACAGACTTAGACCCTTAAGTTATCCACAAACTGATGTCTTCCTTATATGCTTCAGTGTGACAAG CCCATCATCTTATGAAAATGTGACTTCCAAATGGTACCCTGAAATAAAACACCATTGTCCTGATGCACCTATTATTTTGGTTG GTACAAAGATTGATTTGAGAGATGACCGTGAAACACTGAGTTTATTGTCTGAGCAAGGAATGTCTCCGTTAAAGAGGGAACAGGGCCAGAAGCTGGCAAACAAAATAAGAGCTGTCAAATATATGGAATGTTCTGCATTGACTCAGCGTGGCCTCAAACAG GTGTTTGATGAGGCTGTACGTGCAGTATTAAGACCTGAACCACAAAAGAGACATCAGAGGAAgtgtttaattatgtaa